In the Calonectris borealis chromosome 11, bCalBor7.hap1.2, whole genome shotgun sequence genome, one interval contains:
- the LOC142086489 gene encoding uncharacterized protein LOC142086489, whose amino-acid sequence MATCFEVLQHDLTGARGRWGRWGWFCRLLTFPPWCVWQREQQALQFLFSKSIPNCGEVFEEVLESKLQPGDILLFPLDISSVSGSSFKHAAVYCGEGEVIHFQNTCSRGNSGRISKEGFRAMKKERGKCQIYRKKGRIDLNGFHSKVKDAMNSEAKYYPGKNNCIHFALYLLGLVDFYMDLVEIQNEGGSCSGGARSSHVV is encoded by the exons GGGAGCTCGGGGGCGTTGGGGGCGATGGGGCTGGTTCTGCCGCCTCCTCACCTTCCCTCCCTGGTGTGTttggcagagggagcagcaggcGCTCCAGTTTCTGTTCTCCAAGAGCATCCCCAACTGTGGGGAGGTCTTCGAGGAGGTGTTGGAGAGCAAGTTGCAGCCTGGGGACATCTTGCTCTTCCCCTTGGACATCTCCTCTGTCAGCGGCAGCAGCTTCAAACACGCGGCCGTCTACTGCGGGGAGGGAGAGGTCATACACTTCCAGA ACACGTGCTCTAGGGGGAACAGTGGTCGGATCAGCAAGGAAGGCTTCAGAGCCatgaaaaaggagagggggaaatgcCAGATTTACCGAAAAAAAGGCAGGATCGACCTCAATGGCTTCCACAGTAAAGTCAAGGACGCGATGAACAGCGAAGCCAAGTATTACCCTGGCAAAAACAACTGCATCCACTTCGCCCTCTACCTCCTGGGCTTGGTGGACTTCTACATGGATCTG GTGGAAATCCAAAACGAAGGTGGCAGCTGCAGCGGTGGGGCT AGGAGCAGCCACGTGGTGTGA